aactggaaataaagtACTCAAGTGTTATGTCTAGAATCATATAGACACTATCTATAAATAGTTCAAAGGTTCAATCAAGGTTTTTCTAATCTCTACTTGAAAATTCCAGTTTCCGGGTTGGATGCATCGGCTCATGCtggtaataccagtactttggaaggcggaggcaggtggatggcttgagctcaggagttcaagaccagcctgggcaacatcgcaaaatcccgtctctacaaaaaataaaaaaattagccaggtgtggtggcacatgcctgtagaccaAGCTACTGGGGAGataggtgagaggattgcttaagcctgctaggcagaggttgcagtgagccgataccgcaccactgcactccagtctgggtgacagagtgaaccCGTCACTCATGCTCACACGAAAAAATTCGTTTCATTTCTCACCAATGAAACCAACTCCATATCACAAATCTGAAAAGGCTTAATTTTCCTGAATTTTGCTATTCTTTTAATAGAATAATAGTATATAATCAGGCCCTTGTAAGTCATTCGGAAACATCATCATACATACATTTTTCTACTCTACATAACACTTTGAATACCCTCCTACAAAGTGACAAGTTGTTAAAGAACATGTCAAATTTCCATGTAACCAAAATACAGTAAttcaaaaagtaatttaattcagctactcaggaacccAAATAAATCTCTGGCCTCCTTAGTCCATGCAGTGCATCTTCTCCCCGACTCTGCTACAACTGCTGTGAACCAAAAGATCACTGCTGCTTAGCAGTTTCTATTTTTGCTCACAGACCATAAGAAAAGTCAAAGCTAGGGGAAGGAAAATATGAACTCAGGGAACCttttacccccacccccactggaaGCCTTAACAGCTTCACTTAATTATAGTCTTACTAAATATAGATCAGTCCCTCTGTCCCCAGAATGGCCCTCCCTCCATTCTCAGCATGAGCCTGAGGGCTTACCTCCAACATGACCACGCAGATCTGTTTGACACACTCAATGATGGATTGCGGAATGCCAGCAATAGTGATGGCCCGCTCAGTTGAGTTGGGTAGCATATCCCCTGCCACCTGGACCTGAGCCCCTGTACTCTTTGgagtaaaaagaaattcaaaatcagagaaaaacaGCTCATGCTCTTCCAATTCCTCCAGCAGCAATTTCAGAGCCTAAAACTCTAGTAGATATTTATCCATTTCCAATCTTCCCTTTTTGTTCTTTGTCCCACTCTTCCCTTATTCCAGATAGGACTGTTTAGTGAattagagttaaaaataaattagccactGAAAGACAAGAATAAGCGTGAATAACAGCCTAAATTTAACCTACTCTCAAGCAAAAGGTCCTTCTAAATAGTTGCCTTTCAACTAATGATAGTTCTCTGGGCGAAGCAAAAGCCCCACAAGTATCACCCACCTTTCATTATCTTACTGAATAAATGTTTACATCAAGGCCATTCTACGTGCCAGGTACCATGAGAAGTGCTTCCAATATAGCAATTAACAAAACTAAGATTTCTGTCGTGCCATGTACGATACACTCCCAAAAACTCAAGCAGCCATTCGAGTTTCATTCCAACACCAAATTCAGTAACATCTATATACAATTAAAATCTTCCATAATTCAATGTAACTTCCATAGCTAAACAGGAAGTaggggccaagcacagtggctcacacctgtaatcttgagcactttgggagaccaaggcagtcGAATCACTGgaagctcaggagttggagaccagcctgagcaaaacagtgagactcgtctctacaacaacaaaaaaatagaaaaattagccgggcattgtggagCGTGCCTATGGTCCTAGGTACTTAggaggcttgaggtgggagggtcacatGAGCccagaagtcgaggctgcagtaagccatgatcatgattatgccctgcacttcagcctgagagtgagaccctgtctcaaaaaaaaaaaacaaatgtagaaTTGCATCTATTTCCCAATACATCTTCCTATTTTTCTCCTTGTTGTTTATAAGTCTGGTCAAGAAAAATGACGTTGCAGGCAAGCAAGTATgctggttcaagcctgtaatatcaacacagggagactgaggtgggtggattgcttgagctcaggagttcaaaaccagcctgggccacatggcaaaacaccatttttacaaaaaaatacaaaaatttgggtgtggtggtgggagcctgcaGTCCcggctcctcaggaggctgagatgagaggatcgcctgaggctgGGAAGGTCGATGTtttgctgcagtgagccatgactgcgccactgcactccagcctggggagacagagtgagaccatgtcaaaaaaaaaaaaaaaacaaaacaaaacaaaacaaaaaaagttaaaaaataaaaaatagaaaaactgttgCTACTATAGCAAACTCATCCCTTGAGACATGAAAAAGAACTATGTAGCCTCATGGAAAAGTtgccaaaaaaaatacaaacttgtTGTATGTAATAGCTGAAAATTCTGATTAACTTTCTCATGTTCtgattaaaatttatgaattatgcAAAATTCTATTGcatgatagttttattttcagtACAATCACATTGTAATCCTCTAGAACTGttactttaataaaaatcttCATCTCATTGCTAATTTTCCTAGCCATACAAAGAGCCAATTTGGAACAAATAGTTAACATTTCTAAAAGGAGGACAAAAGTCACTAACCTCTCGTATTTCCTTGATCTTGCAACCACCTTTTCCAATGAGAGAGCCACACTGACTAGCAGGGACCACCAGCCTCAGGGTGACCGGGGGTCTACTGGCAGCTGTGCTATTGGTCATAGAGCTGCTTATGTcctacagaaaagaaagaacaccAGGATAAGCAGATCCCTGCAAACCAGTAACTGCCATTAAAGAACCACTTACCCTTGATCTTATTAGGACATGTGAGGTCATAACCCACCATAGACAAAGGTTCAAATACCATGCCCCTCTCAAACTATTTTTGATGTAAAGATAAAAGCTCATGAAAAATTCCTCAAAATTaaccataaatatattttccttcacCCTGAAGGAATGTACTTGGTAGAGATAAAAGTGATaatctgaggccgggcgcggtggctcacgcttgtaatcccagcactttgggaggccgaggcgggcggatcacgaggtcaggagatcgagaccacggtgaaaccctgtctctactaaaaatacaaaaaattagccaggcgtggtggcaggcgcctgtagtcccagctactcagagaggctgaggcagaagaatggcgtgaacctgggaggcagagcttgcagtgagctgagatcgcgccactgcactccagcctgggcgacagagcgagactccgtctcaaaaaaaaaaaaaaaaaaagtgataatctGTTTTGCAGTTACACTTGGccaggcaatggggaaaaaaggTGATgtcaaaattaaatcaaatactgccaggcacggtagctcatgcttgtaatcccagcactttgggaagctgaagcaggtagatcatttcaggtcagggagttcaagaccagtctggccaacatagtgagaccccgtctctactgaaaatacaaaaattagccgagcatggtggctggcacctgtagtcccagccagctactcaggatgcagacgcaggagaatcgcttgaacccaggagacaaagttgcagtgagcaacatcgtgccactgcactccagcctaggcaacagagtgagactatctcaaaaaaaaaaaaaaaaaaaaaattaaatcaaatattaagaaaaaatataaaacagaccgggcacggcagctcacacctgtaatcccagtacttttggaggccgaggcaggtgatcacctgaggtcagcagttcaagaccagcctggccaacatggtgaaaccccgtctctacaaaaaacacaaaaaccagctggatgtggtggcatgcgcctgtagtccaggctacccgggagactgaggcagaattgcttgaatccgggaggaagaggttgctgtgagctgagattgcaccactgcactccagcctggggaacagaatgagactccatctcaaaacaaagcaaaaacaaaaacgaaagatATAAAACAATGCAACCTTATTTACACCAATTCTACCCTGTTAGAAAACTAAACacaggcagggcacggtggctcaggcctgtattcccagcactttgggaggccaaggcaggtggatcatccgCGGTCagaagtccgagaccagcctggccaacatggtgaagccccgtctctactaaaaatacaaaaattagccaggcatggtggtgggcgcctataattccagctactcgggaggccgaggcagaagaatcgcttgaacccaggagtcggaggttacggtgagctgggaacgcaccactgcactccagcctgggcgacaaggaggaaactccatctcaaaacaaacaaaacaaacaaacctataGATTTGACTGTATTGGTTCAAAGCCTATATAGTCTTTCCCATAAACACATGCTGCATCCAAAGTCATGGTTTTAATCTAGTTAAATTTAGCCTTCTGAAGATTAAGTGGTTTAAGTATCACTTATTAGCCTAATCTCTAGGCTGATAACAACAGACCTGGAAACTGCTAAAGCAGTTAAGAACCCTAAAGACAAGGACACGTTTATTCCTTGTTTAAGGAATAAAGTTTGTACTCTagctttctttcaaaaaaaaaaaaaaaaaaaaaagaaaattttttttttaaataaaataaagaccaggcatggtggcttgtgcctgtaatcccagcactttgggaggctgagacaagaggattgcttgagcccaggagttcaagacgagcctgggcaacacaggaagactcGGTCTCTACAAAACGCACgaaaactagccagacatggtggttcatgcctgtggtcccacctactgggTAGGCTTAGGTGGGATGACTACTTGAGCACAGGaaaatgaggctgcagtgagccatggtaacacgactgtacttcagcctgggtaacagagcaagaccctgtctcaaaaaataaaaaaaaaagttcaggctgggcatggtggctcacacctgtaatcccaacactttgggaagtgagacaggaggaccacttgaggccaggcgtttgagaccagcctgggaaacataacgagctcccatctctacaagaaaaggtttttaaaaaattatccaggcagggtggcatgcacctgcagcccgctcaggaagctaaggcagaaggatcacttgagcctgggaggatgcAGACAGCTACAggtataccactgcactctagcctgggtgacagagcacaaccctgcctcaaaagaaaaaaaaaataataaatactatgaTGTATAAAAAAGTAGTTCAAGTTCGttcttattaaagaaaagaataaaatgtgttttttaagtcATGAGTTCTGGACTTCCAGAATCCTGGGGGTCAAAAGATAACATTTCTAATCTTGGCAAGGATAAGATTTCATGCACCATTAAGTACCAACCACCAAGGAAGCGGCAGCCTGTGGTATCAATTGCACAATTAGATGCATTACTGCAgcagggggagagggaaggaCCAAATACAAGACCCAGGACAATAGTTCAGCCTCTGAAGGTTGGTGGAGGAAAAACTTCCTCTTGATAACACCTCTGGTGTATTTTCCTTCTGATAACCTAGGTCTCTCCCCAACAAGTGTAATTTTGACACAATGTTAGTAGATTGACTTTTTAACCTAAAAGCATCAGGATTGGAAGATTATGTGTGTTTATAACGTCAGGTAAACCGTATTAGTGTGGTATATACTCAAGCCTTTTACCAAAGCAATGGCATACTTTCAACAGATGCTTTTCAcgcaaattatttatattaagttCATGGCAAAACTCAAAACTGTTTTGATGAttcaagtgacttttttttttttgagacagagtctcactccgtttcccaggctggagtgcagtggcgccatctcagctcaccacaaccttcgcctcccgggttcaagcatttctcctatctcagcctcctgagtagctgggattacaggtgcacaccaccatgtctggctaatttttgtatttttagtagagacaaggtttcactatgttggtctcgaactcctgacctcgtttacctgcccgcctcagcctcccaaaagtgctgggattacagtcatgagccaccgcgcccagcctcaagtgactcttttttaaactacaaatGGTGAATTTTGTGGGAGGCTACAGGAAGCTAAGGACCCATTTACAGAGTCTCATGGTCCAGTTTGTCCTTGAATTTAAAAAGCTCTTAGAAAATCAACAAGCTCTCCGGAAGCacttaaaaatgaagaatgagGGAGTGGGAGATAACAAACCTCTTCCAGTTTGTCAATGATCATAGCAAAGGCTTTGAAGATGGCATTAGTGGGTCCAGCCAAAGTGATAATTCTCTCAGGACAATTCCCTTCTGAGATGTTGATACGTGCACCACTCTAGATAGGAAACAAGATCCAAAAGAAGTTAAACAGACAAAGAAGATCTGAGTACGTACAGGATCTACAGTCCCTTGTAAGAGAGACAAGGAGCTGCCAATGTACATGATCCTGATGCAAAGCAAAGTCAGCATCATTCCAAACACTGCTGCTCCATGTCTATCCTCAAATATAGCCTACAGCAGCTGCCTTAAGTCTTGAATGAATTCTATGACTTGTCAAAACCACACTTCCCAAAAAcgggggaaaaaaaatacacttcCCAGATTGTCATTACAAATAaccaagctgaaaaaaaaatacgtATTTCCCTTATTGAGACCTTCCTCCCTAATTTCTGAAAAAGAATTAtcagttgttttaaagttttttacttCCCAAAGTTAACAATCTCAAAGTCTTTCATAACTTACCTCCTCGCGCATCTTCTTAACTGATTCTCCTTTCTGTAAAGGAAAAGTCAAGCGTGAGCTCCAACTGCTACTTCAATCCAGAATGACTAAATGGTAATTGAAGTTGAAGTGAAATTGTCTTACCTTTCCGATGATACTGCCAACTTCCTGCAATGGAGAAAACTAATGTCAGTAAGAGGAAACTCAgaagtattcctttttaaaaacatattttatttttcctttttctacatgTTCTAATGAAGTATTCATTATGAAGAGGAATTTTAACTGTCCAGCCAACAGACTATCTATGGTAATTATTACCCCAAAAGATTGGAAAGATTTGAAGATTTATTAGGGGGAGTGTAGTGGACTTGCTATAAGCAATCTCCATGAGAAAAACTTTACCATCCAGGTATGGAGAGTTTTTGGCTCCAGCGTCTAATTAAGCCTTTCCTGCTCAGTGGAGCTTCCTAGTCAAGTCTGTCCATTTTCCTACTACACTCGCTTCTACTCCATTAGGGAAATGTGCTAAAGCCAGATGCCCCACAGTGCTAATCTGATGAGCTCCAAGATGCATGTCTGCTCTTCTGGCCCCTCCCCTGGCAGTTACTATGACCTAATTTCCCAAGCTGGAGCATACCTTTCCATGCATAAGTAGCCGGATGGTGAGAGTGACATTTAATCCACCTTCAATCACACCGGTGTCCATGTCGAGCAGTGTTCTGGGGAGCTGGACTTTGAGTGGTCAAGTCTTTGGTCACTGGTGGGGGGTGAAAGCCAAAAACTAAAATGCAAACATGACCAAAATCAGAGGAGGAAAACAACAAGGTTATTATTTCCCAAGTTATTTTCACCTCATCAATATTTTCTACTTTACACTTTTCCTTAAATGACAGTATGTCAGACTTATATACAACACCAAGCACAACTGCATGACAAAATATATAGTTCAGGTTCTGTTACAGAGTATAGAAGGCAACTTTCCAGTTCCTCTCATTAATGACAGGGTTTCCGCTGACTCTGGGGATGAACAAGGTTCCTTCAATTGGCAATGGTTCTAAGGGAACTGCTGAACGTGCACCACTTGTCCTTCAGCAGAAAAAGCTTCAAAGAATTCAGAAACACCTGGAAATCATGAGAGCCAATCTCCAACTACAGCGAGGGCAAATGACCTCTTGTTTCCCTGCTGGGGAGCAGTTTAAGTTGAAAACTAGAGAAAACACATGTAAATTTTCTTTGTAGTAGCAATTTctagataaggaaattgagatgtATCCCACATTACAAATTTCAACCGTTTATGGCTAACACCAAATGATTTCTAAAAGATTTAGATCAACATCCTCACTGAAAAGGCATTACCTGAGATGCCTTCCACGCAGGCTGGGGTTCCATATTCCCCTTTAGAAAATGACTCAATACATTAAGTACGCTTGAGTCCTTTTCTCCTATTCCTCCTTCCAACCCAACTTGTTACTCAGATTTGAGATGTTTTCCTTGCTTTTGTGTTTACCatccagtttttatttcaagtctattaaatcttaaatttccttccaaagaaaacaatcaaaataaaactGGCATTGctaaaattgtttgtttttaagaacagCAACAAATGCACCTTTCCTCTACAGAATGGCCCTTTTCCCCCCTATGAAACAATTCCTAACATTGTTCCTAACATCTCTGCTTTAGAACAACTGGTTATGTGTAGAAAGAAaattcgcttttttttttttggatatgccTTTGCCTTCAATACCTCCTTTAGCACCTAATCGTGACAGCTTTAGAAAGGACCTCTCCCAAGTTGTAGAATGTCCCCAATGACATTTTAAGTATCCGTCCTTTTAAAACTCAACATGtcatctctctcctcccacaGCTAGATTTCCTCCTTCACAAAACCAGCCACTGTGTTAACTTTCCTCTAACACAAAGCCCATACCCTAAATATCTTAGGTGCTTAAGTGGCTGTCACACCATTCTGTATATGGCAAACTGTCCTCTGGCTACTCCAAGAATGTGATTATATAAGTGCATCCCCAAAGCACATCATTTCCCCATTTTCAGAATACAATTAATTGCTGGCAAAATCCCAGAATTCAACACTTTTCACTCATGGAAAAATAATGCTTGGTGGGGGAAGAAGCGTTAGGTCTGTAagaatgactttctttttttaataagatgTGGTAAAAATCTGGCAGTTTAATTCCTTACCCCCTTGCAGATGTAATAGGAAGCCCTTTACAAATATTACAATAACGCAACTtcgaaaagacaaaaaaacaggaaacctATTTGAAGCCATTTCTTGAGGTAAAGTACAAAGGTGCATTTCTAACTCCAAACCAAGTAATCCAAGAAATCTGTCGAATTTCCCTCCTGACTAGGTCAAGATAAATGTACCCCATTCCAGAAATCCAGCTGCTAACACTGCTGTCCAATATCCCTTCCATAAACAGCTCGGTCTGGGTTTACATCGGCAGgcattttttgtaatttaaaaattcgTTACCCCGAGAAACGTCCTGATTAACTCGGCAACCGGCAGCCCGTCTACCCTTTTCTTTAACTCCGCAGCCCCCTCTCCCCTCGGGCATCCAAGCATTTTCCACTTAAGAAAAAAAGCCCCCCCTTCCCTCGACTAGAAAGAAGAGGGGAGAAAAATAAACGGTTCGGTCGTGGGGGGGCGCTGCGATACAGGGGGAGGGGCCGAACTAGTAGCGCCTCCTCGTGTGGCTGCGCCAGCGCCTGACCCCCGCGGGGAGCCGCGCTCACCCGCCCGGCCAGCAAGCCGGCCAtcgcctcccccaaccccccacaaCCAACAAATCCACCGCCGCCCCCCCTGCCGCGCGCGCGCCCTCCCTGACTCCTGCGCAGCCGCCACCGGGAAAaagcggggggaggggggaataGGCCTTGCGCGAGGCCTACTAGGCCGCGCCAGAGCCAGGGCCTCGCGTGAATgaccggccaggcacagtgaggTGGTAGGCGCTCACGCGGGACTACGCGAGACCGCGGCTCGTGACTAGGACCCGAGCCGGCtaagaaataagacaaaagtGGAAATTGTAGCCATGGCCGGGGGCGCAGGGGAAATTTTTAGGCTTACCTGCAGGCGCGAGGCGACTGAGGGGAAAAGGGGAGCGGGCGGGAAGGGGAAGGGCGGGAGGCCGGGGGCGGAACAATAGGGGCGGGCGGGAAGGCGAGGGGGGCCCCGCGGGCGGGCGGAGGAGGAAgggggggtggaggaggaggaggaggaagggggaaagagACCCCGGGGCGGGTGGAGGGCGGCggagggcgggcgggcgggcggaggGCGGGCGGGCGGGAGAGGGCGCAGGCTGCGGCTGCTCCGGCTGCTGCCTCTGCTGGTCTGGGAGGGGGACGGGGCGGAGCGGCCTGCTTTCAACCCCGCGCACCCTTCGACCCCGGAAGCGCTAACCGCCCCGGGGGCCAGCGAGGCGATTGCGTCGTCCAAGCCTTCCCCACGCAATGCAGACGGCCTCCCAAAAGCCTAGAGCGGCTCCTTGGACAGCGTAGGCACCAGCGAGACAACGGCTGCTAGCAAGCGACGAATTGCGATAGAGAGGGAGCGTGGGGGCGGGAAGGAAACCAGTGGCCCCTAGTGGACTGGCTGGAAAGTTCAGGTGTTAGTGCGGAGACGGAGCAGTCGCCATGGATCGAGAAGTGGGGAGGAAAAAGGGATGGgtggaaagagaatgagaaaggatGAAGATAGTAATCTACAGggatactcaaaaaaaaaaggaaaaaaactaactTGCCACGTTAGAGGTGACCATTGTATCAACTCCTTACtcttaaaaggaaagaattaagcATTTAACTTTCCTTTTAGGAAGAACTATATGTAGTTCATCTGTAATTGATAAGGGAAAGCTCTTTTTTAAAGAGTTCCAtgtaataaatgtagaaggaatgaaagaaataaaaggaatgagaGTTAAAAAGTCACCATTCTGCAACCCAGAATGAAATAATTGATTCAGGCAAGTGTATCAATCATTAAAATTTTGAGAAAGGTTGTTAGGAACAGGATATTATCATGACACCAAATATCAAATATCACCACACagatttgcaaatatatatatatacatatatacacatatatatatattttttttaagtaacttcACATGGGCAAGgagtagtggctcacgtctataatcccaacactttgggaggctgaggcgggcggatcgcttgagctcaggagtttaagataccatctctactaaaaatacaaaaattatctggcgtggtggcacacgcctgtggtcctagctatttgggaggctgaggtggatggatcacttaagccctggtggtccaggctacagtgagccatgatgacggccactgcactgcagcctgtctcaaaaataacaatttttttttttttgagacggagtttcgctcttgttgcccaggctggagtccaatggcataatctcggctcaccgcaacctctgcctcctgggttcaagcgattctcctgcctcaggctcccgagtaggaaaaataacaaagttttaaaagcaaCTTCAAATGGAGAGATCTAGCAGTTACCACCTTACCCAAGTACATAAATGATCAAACTGCATCACTCATAGTAGGACAACTTTGCACCGTGTGGTCCTTGGAAAAATGCAACAAGAAGTACACCACATCATCTACTAAATATTCTTGCCAAAAGTGCTTACTCTTAATCTAATCGAGTCATTAGATCTGATTTGCAATTTATAGGAAATTTAATACAACACAAGGAGATATTTTGCAAACTCAGAACATTCCACAAGACAGCTAGCTGGTCTTGTCAAAAAAGCAAtgcaatacaaaaaaagaaaaaaattggccaggtgaggtggctcacgcctgtaatcccagcaatttgggaggctgaggcagacggattacttgaggtcaggagttcaagagcagcctgaccaacatggagaaaccccacctctacaaaaaatgcaaaattagccaggcgtggtggcgcatgcctgtaatcccagctactcaggaggctgaggcagaaaaatcacttgagcccaggagtcggagTTTAAGGTAAGCCAACATTGCGCCAtttcactacagcctgggcaacaagaacaaaacaccgtctcaaaaaaaaaaaaaaaagaattagttgaACATGGAagtatgcatctgtagtcccagctactcaagaggctaaggcgagagaatcacttgagcccaggaattcaaggctgcagtgagttatgatggcaccactacactccagcctgggtgacagagcaagatccatctcttaattaataaataaataaaacaggccgggcgcggtggctcacgattgtaatcccagcactttgggaggccgaggcgggcggatcacgaggtcaggagatcgagaccaccgtgaaaccccgtctctactaaaaatacaaaaaaaaattagccgggcgtggtggcgggcgcctgtagtcccagctactcggagaggctgagacaggagaatggcgtgaacccgggaggcggagcttacagggagccaagattgcgccactgcactccagcctgggcgacagagcgagactccgtctcaaaaaataataataataataaaaataaataaataaataaaagcaggaatttaaaaatgcttaaggCAATAACAACCAAATATAATGTGTGGCTCTCGCTTGGAtcctgggtttgttttttgttttttttttgagatggagtctcactctgttgcccacgctggagtacaatggcacagtatcagctcactgccacctccgcctcccgagttcaagtgattctcctgcctcagcctcctgagtagctgggattacagtcacctgccaccacgcccagctaattttttgtatttttagtagagacggggtttcaccatgttggccaggctggtctcaaactcctgacctcgtgatctgcctgcctaggcctcccaaagcgctgggattacaggtgtgagccactgggcctggcctggatcctagtttaaaaaaaaaaaagttgctgcaTAAGACATTTAAGGGACAAGTGAGAAAATTCAAacattagctggacgtggtggctcatgcctataatcccagcactttgggaggccgaggcaggtggatcacgaggtcaggagatcgagaccatcctggccaacatcatgaaaccccatctctactaa
This window of the Nomascus leucogenys isolate Asia chromosome 11, Asia_NLE_v1, whole genome shotgun sequence genome carries:
- the PCBP2 gene encoding poly(rC)-binding protein 2 isoform X24, whose amino-acid sequence is MDTGVIEGGLNVTLTIRLLMHGKEVGSIIGKKGESVKKMREESGARINISEGNCPERIITLAGPTNAIFKAFAMIIDKLEEDISSSMTNSTAASRPPVTLRLVVPASQCGSLIGKGGCKIKEIRESTGAQVQVAGDMLPNSTERAITIAGIPQSIIECVKQICVVMLETLSQSPPKGVTIPYRPKPSSSPVIFAGGQAYTIQGQYAIPQPDLTKLHQLAMQQSHFPMTHGNTGFSGIESSSPEVKGYWGLDASAQTTSHELTIPNDLIGCIIGRQGAKINEIRQMSGAQIKIANPVEGSTDRQVTITGSAASISLAQYLINVRLSSETGGMGSS
- the PCBP2 gene encoding poly(rC)-binding protein 2 isoform X30 — encoded protein: MDTGVIEGGLNVTLTIRLLMHGKEVGSIIGKKGESVKKMREESGARINISEGNCPERIITLAGPTNAIFKAFAMIIDKLEEDISSSMTNSTAASRPPVTLRLVVPASQCGSLIGKGGCKIKEIRESTGAQVQVAGDMLPNSTERAITIAGIPQSIIECVKQICVVMLESPPKGVTIPYRPKPSSSPVIFAGGQLTKLHQLAMQQSHFPMTHGNTGFSGIESSSPEVKGYWAGLDASAQTTSHELTIPNDLIGCIIGRQGAKINEIRQMSGAQIKIANPVEGSTDRQVTITGSAASISLAQYLINVRLSSETGGMGSS
- the PCBP2 gene encoding poly(rC)-binding protein 2 isoform X27, producing the protein MDTGVIEGGLNVTLTIRLLMHGKEVGSIIGKKGESVKKMREESGARINISEGNCPERIITLAGPTNAIFKAFAMIIDKLEEDISSSMTNSTAASRPPVTLRLVVPASQCGSLIGKGGCKIKEIRESTGAQVQVAGDMLPNSTERAITIAGIPQSIIECVKQICVVMLETLSQSPPKGVTIPYRPKPSSSPVIFAGGQLTKLHQLAMQQSHFPMTHGNTGFSGIESSSPEVKGYWAGLDASAQTTSHELTIPNDLIGCIIGRQGAKINEIRQMSGAQIKIANPVEGSTDRQVTITGSAASISLAQYLINVRLSSETGGMGSS
- the PCBP2 gene encoding poly(rC)-binding protein 2 isoform X26, which codes for MDTGVIEGGLNVTLTIRLLMHGKEVGSIIGKKGESVKKMREESGARINISEGNCPERIITLAGPTNAIFKAFAMIIDKLEEDISSSMTNSTAASRPPVTLRLVVPASQCGSLIGKGGCKIKEIRESTGAQVQVAGDMLPNSTERAITIAGIPQSIIECVKQICVVMLETLSQSPPKGVTIPYRPKPSSSPVIFAGGQAYTIQGQYAIPQPDLTKLHQLAMQQSHFPMTHGNTGFSAGLDASAQTTSHELTIPNDLIGCIIGRQGAKINEIRQMSGAQIKIANPVEGSTDRQVTITGSAASISLAQYLINVRLSSETGGMGSS
- the PCBP2 gene encoding poly(rC)-binding protein 2 isoform X29 gives rise to the protein MDTGVIEGGLNVTLTIRLLMHGKEVGSIIGKKGESVKKMREESGARINISEGNCPERIITLAGPTNAIFKAFAMIIDKLEEDISSSMTNSTAASRPPVTLRLVVPASQCGSLIGKGGCKIKEIRESTGAQVQVAGDMLPNSTERAITIAGIPQSIIECVKQICVVMLESPPKGVTIPYRPKPSSSPVIFAGGQAYTIQGQYAIPQPDLTKLHQLAMQQSHFPMTHGNTGFSAGLDASAQTTSHELTIPNDLIGCIIGRQGAKINEIRQMSGAQIKIANPVEGSTDRQVTITGSAASISLAQYLINVRLSSETGGMGSS
- the PCBP2 gene encoding poly(rC)-binding protein 2 isoform X25, with product MDTGVIEGGLNVTLTIRLLMHGKEVGSIIGKKGESVKKMREESGARINISEGNCPERIITLAGPTNAIFKAFAMIIDKLEEDISSSMTNSTAASRPPVTLRLVVPASQCGSLIGKGGCKIKEIRESTGAQVQVAGDMLPNSTERAITIAGIPQSIIECVKQICVVMLESPPKGVTIPYRPKPSSSPVIFAGGQAYTIQGQYAIPQPDLTKLHQLAMQQSHFPMTHGNTGFSGIESSSPEVKGYWAGLDASAQTTSHELTIPNDLIGCIIGRQGAKINEIRQMSGAQIKIANPVEGSTDRQVTITGSAASISLAQYLINVRLSSETGGMGSS
- the PCBP2 gene encoding poly(rC)-binding protein 2 isoform X23, which encodes MDTGVIEGGLNVTLTIRLLMHGKEVGSIIGKKGESVKKMREESGARINISEGNCPERIITLAGPTNAIFKAFAMIIDKLEEDISSSMTNSTAASRPPVTLRLVVPASQCGSLIGKGGCKIKEIRESTGAQVQVAGDMLPNSTERAITIAGIPQSIIECVKQICVVMLETLSQSPPKGVTIPYRPKPSSSPVIFAGGQAYTIQGQYAIPQPDLTKLHQLAMQQSHFPMTHGNTGFSGIESSSPEVKGYWAGLDASAQTTSHELTIPNDLIGCIIGRQGAKINEIRQMSGAQIKIANPVEGSTDRQVTITGSAASISLAQYLINVRLSSETGGMGSS